From a region of the Georgenia yuyongxinii genome:
- a CDS encoding sterol carrier family protein codes for MPPRRRIDPTDGMAALTRWLTARQDGPEDGGPGGGGPDVDGPDDGGAPVPADLPTAVVRTAVRFTLEELATSSPGNSVEVRVPPAGAVQAIAGPRHTRGTPPNVVETDQETWLALATGRLAWDDAVASGRVLASGTRADLSPVLPLVRARG; via the coding sequence GTGCCCCCGCGCCGACGCATCGACCCCACCGACGGGATGGCCGCCCTCACCCGGTGGCTGACCGCACGGCAGGACGGCCCTGAGGACGGTGGCCCAGGAGGCGGCGGGCCGGACGTGGACGGCCCGGACGACGGCGGCGCGCCCGTCCCGGCGGACCTGCCCACCGCCGTCGTGCGCACCGCCGTGCGCTTCACGCTCGAGGAGCTGGCGACCAGCTCGCCGGGCAACAGCGTCGAGGTGCGCGTGCCACCGGCCGGGGCGGTGCAGGCGATCGCCGGCCCGCGCCACACCCGAGGCACCCCGCCCAACGTCGTCGAGACGGACCAGGAGACGTGGCTCGCCCTGGCGACGGGACGGCTCGCCTGGGACGACGCCGTCGCCTCCGGCCGCGTCCTCGCCTCCGGCACACGCGCCGACCTGAGCCCCGTCCTGCCTCTGGTGCGTGCCAGGGGCTGA
- a CDS encoding bifunctional metallophosphatase/5'-nucleotidase — translation MSRGRRGLLKRVTLTAGVTLASVALIASGATAGGPADDRGGRSDHNTSHSDRDKGKNDDKGKNDDKGKNDDKPRPGDVDIQLLAFNDYHGHLEANTPGVIGTVPAGGAEYLATHLEQLREGHGNTLTVAAGDLIGGSPFLSGLFHDEPSVESLNAMGLDVSSVGNHEFDEGVTELLRMQDGGCHPVDGCYFPDEPYPGADFQWLAANVQNEETGKTPLPPYWIEKFQGAKIGFIGMTLEGTDALVAQSGIVGWDFLDEVETANALVPKLQRQGVEAIVVLLHEGGAQTGTYDQCVGISGPVVDIAQNLDPEIDVLLTGHTHQAYNCEIDDPDGEPRRVTSAASFGRIVSEVNLTISRKTGDVRRDAVTAVNHVVSQDVAKDQEQTDIIAKWKALSDVVGNVEVGQITADIRRQYETGGSDNRGAESDLGNMIADAQLWATQDNGAQIAFMNPGGIRADLFYAASGAEGNGVVTYAEAFNVQPFGNLLSTIPMTGDQIHRMLLQQCQPRYLHMGVSAGFTYDVTRTLDGRVCTPGSIEVTNMALDGVPIDPAATYLVTVNNFLVDGGDSFTVFNEIDPSLRVGGGGDLDALIAYLGSEGPIAPPGTDRVNELG, via the coding sequence ATGTCCAGAGGAAGAAGAGGGCTGCTGAAGCGTGTGACGCTGACCGCAGGGGTGACGCTAGCTTCGGTCGCGCTCATAGCCAGCGGCGCGACGGCCGGTGGCCCCGCCGACGACCGCGGTGGCCGAAGTGACCACAACACGAGCCACAGCGACCGCGACAAGGGCAAGAACGACGACAAGGGCAAGAACGACGACAAGGGCAAGAACGACGACAAGCCCCGCCCGGGCGACGTCGACATCCAGCTGCTCGCGTTCAACGACTACCACGGCCACCTCGAGGCGAACACCCCCGGCGTGATCGGGACGGTGCCGGCCGGCGGGGCCGAGTACCTCGCGACTCACCTCGAGCAGCTGCGCGAAGGGCACGGCAACACCCTGACGGTCGCGGCGGGCGACCTCATCGGTGGCTCGCCCTTCCTCTCCGGCCTCTTCCACGACGAGCCGTCGGTGGAGTCGCTCAACGCCATGGGGCTCGACGTCTCCAGCGTCGGCAACCACGAGTTCGACGAAGGCGTCACCGAGCTGCTGCGCATGCAGGACGGCGGCTGCCACCCCGTGGACGGCTGCTACTTCCCCGACGAGCCGTACCCCGGCGCCGACTTCCAGTGGCTTGCCGCCAACGTCCAGAACGAGGAGACCGGGAAGACGCCGCTCCCGCCGTACTGGATCGAGAAGTTCCAGGGCGCCAAGATCGGCTTCATCGGCATGACCCTCGAGGGCACCGACGCGCTCGTGGCCCAGTCCGGCATCGTGGGCTGGGACTTCCTCGACGAGGTCGAGACCGCCAACGCCCTGGTGCCGAAGCTTCAGCGGCAGGGCGTCGAGGCCATCGTGGTCCTCCTCCACGAGGGCGGTGCGCAGACAGGCACCTACGACCAGTGCGTGGGGATCTCCGGTCCGGTGGTCGACATCGCGCAGAACCTCGACCCCGAGATCGACGTCCTCCTCACCGGGCACACGCACCAGGCCTACAACTGCGAGATCGACGACCCCGACGGCGAGCCCCGCCGGGTGACGAGCGCGGCCTCGTTCGGCCGCATCGTCTCGGAGGTCAACCTCACGATCAGCCGGAAGACCGGCGACGTGCGACGCGACGCCGTCACCGCCGTCAACCACGTGGTCAGCCAGGACGTGGCGAAGGACCAGGAGCAGACGGACATCATCGCCAAGTGGAAGGCGCTCTCCGACGTCGTCGGCAACGTCGAGGTCGGCCAGATCACCGCGGACATCCGGCGCCAGTACGAGACCGGCGGCTCGGACAACCGCGGCGCCGAGTCCGATCTCGGCAACATGATCGCCGACGCTCAGCTCTGGGCCACTCAGGACAATGGCGCCCAGATCGCGTTCATGAACCCCGGAGGTATCCGCGCGGACCTCTTCTACGCGGCCAGCGGCGCCGAAGGCAACGGCGTGGTGACCTACGCCGAGGCCTTCAACGTCCAGCCCTTCGGCAACCTGCTCAGCACGATCCCCATGACCGGTGACCAGATCCACCGGATGCTCCTCCAGCAGTGCCAGCCTCGGTATCTGCACATGGGGGTCTCGGCGGGCTTCACCTACGACGTCACCCGGACACTGGACGGGCGCGTGTGCACCCCGGGCAGCATCGAGGTCACCAACATGGCCCTCGACGGCGTGCCGATCGACCCGGCCGCGACGTACCTCGTCACGGTGAACAACTTCCTCGTCGACGGCGGGGACAGCTTCACCGTGTTCAACGAGATCGACCCGAGCCTGCGTGTGGGCGGTGGTGGCGACCTCGACGCACTCATCGCCTACCTCGGCTCCGAGGGCCCGATCGCCCCGCCGGGGACAGACCGGGTGAACGAGCTGGGCTGA
- a CDS encoding Ig-like domain-containing protein, translating to MNGIDDARRRAGHGRALSVAAAAVALSLAVVPGAQAVTPPATPEVPTAREVAPSTPESISTPAAKPPAAAPEAPEAPAAPAASDAAAVSKTAFAYQVIEFGRAGQLSASVTVDGAPATGGQAVFAIGDEAQAPVAVTDGQAVLTVPAGRAGGYYPVTVSYSADGVEASSTSGRFKVSEAGVKPSAAFQPGDFKAGETVKVVGKIVAERAAAGTPTGEVQLWSTGANAGPLSDPVALAANGAYEFDWVVPEDAKPGLHRVWVRYHGDGNFTKSNFYASGTVVEAPAATSETVYEYRAIEYGRAGQLQASVTVDGAAATSGEVVFTIGDEAQSPVAVREGQAVLEVPAGRAVGYYDVTVAYSADGVAPSEASGRYKVFEADIDNFATFQPGEFTAGESVKITGNVTAEPGNEKAPTGQVQLWDNGPNGGALGAPVNLGEDGAYELDWTVPEDAKPGLHRVGVRYLGDGSFRLWNFYAEGRVIEAAQAVTVSASAAAMTYGTTGELVATVATEDGLPVTGGTVTFMLNGRTAKAEVVDGRATVAVTTEAFGSVHGWALNHGGYWFNAAFSGEGYTDANVSAKLQVVKADVQVEAALTPAKFKAGEKVTVEGRVTALPGNEGQPQGTIRLVVDGENVGRAVRLAGDGSFSATFTAPKSWKPGTHAVQLAFDSNSNFNDTTAEVEGTVVKHGGVIGRVIRGIIDLIWSIFGGLLGR from the coding sequence ATGAACGGCATAGATGACGCGCGCCGCCGAGCCGGCCACGGGCGCGCGCTGAGCGTGGCTGCGGCCGCGGTCGCGCTCAGCCTCGCGGTGGTCCCCGGCGCGCAGGCGGTCACCCCGCCGGCGACGCCGGAGGTCCCGACCGCCCGGGAGGTCGCCCCGAGCACGCCCGAGTCCATCAGCACGCCTGCGGCCAAGCCGCCGGCCGCAGCCCCGGAAGCCCCGGAAGCCCCGGCGGCCCCGGCTGCGTCGGACGCCGCGGCCGTCTCCAAGACGGCGTTCGCGTACCAAGTGATCGAGTTCGGCCGGGCCGGCCAGCTCAGCGCCAGCGTGACGGTGGATGGCGCGCCCGCGACCGGGGGCCAGGCAGTCTTCGCGATCGGTGACGAGGCGCAGGCCCCGGTCGCCGTCACGGACGGGCAGGCGGTTCTGACGGTGCCGGCCGGTCGGGCCGGGGGCTATTACCCCGTGACGGTCAGCTATTCGGCCGACGGCGTGGAGGCGTCCTCTACGAGCGGGCGGTTCAAGGTGTCCGAGGCTGGCGTCAAGCCTTCGGCCGCGTTCCAGCCCGGCGACTTCAAGGCCGGCGAGACCGTGAAGGTCGTCGGGAAGATCGTCGCGGAACGGGCTGCCGCCGGCACGCCGACCGGCGAGGTCCAGCTGTGGAGCACCGGGGCGAACGCCGGTCCGCTCAGCGACCCGGTGGCGCTGGCCGCGAACGGCGCGTACGAGTTCGACTGGGTGGTACCGGAGGACGCCAAGCCCGGCCTCCACCGGGTCTGGGTGCGCTACCACGGTGACGGCAACTTCACGAAGTCCAACTTCTACGCCAGCGGGACGGTCGTCGAGGCCCCGGCGGCCACGTCCGAGACGGTCTACGAGTACCGGGCGATCGAGTACGGCCGCGCCGGCCAGCTTCAGGCTTCCGTGACGGTGGACGGTGCGGCCGCGACGTCCGGCGAGGTCGTCTTCACGATCGGCGACGAGGCGCAGTCCCCCGTTGCCGTCAGGGAGGGGCAGGCGGTGCTGGAGGTGCCGGCCGGTCGCGCGGTGGGGTACTACGACGTGACTGTCGCCTATTCGGCAGATGGCGTGGCGCCGTCCGAGGCGAGCGGCCGGTACAAGGTCTTCGAGGCGGACATCGACAACTTCGCCACCTTCCAACCCGGCGAGTTCACCGCCGGCGAGTCGGTGAAGATCACCGGGAACGTCACCGCCGAGCCGGGCAACGAGAAGGCACCGACCGGTCAGGTCCAGCTGTGGGACAACGGGCCTAACGGGGGCGCGCTGGGCGCTCCGGTGAACCTGGGCGAGGACGGCGCCTACGAGCTGGACTGGACCGTCCCGGAGGACGCCAAGCCCGGGCTCCACCGCGTCGGCGTGCGCTACCTCGGTGACGGCAGCTTCCGCCTGTGGAACTTTTACGCCGAGGGTCGGGTGATCGAGGCAGCGCAGGCAGTGACCGTGTCGGCGTCCGCCGCGGCCATGACCTACGGCACCACCGGCGAGCTTGTCGCCACTGTTGCCACCGAGGACGGCCTGCCCGTCACGGGTGGCACCGTGACCTTCATGCTCAACGGGCGCACCGCGAAGGCGGAGGTGGTCGACGGCCGTGCCACCGTGGCGGTGACGACGGAGGCGTTCGGTTCCGTCCACGGCTGGGCGCTCAACCACGGCGGCTACTGGTTCAACGCGGCGTTCTCCGGCGAGGGCTACACCGACGCGAACGTCTCGGCCAAGCTCCAGGTGGTCAAGGCGGACGTCCAGGTCGAGGCGGCGCTCACCCCGGCGAAGTTCAAGGCCGGCGAGAAGGTCACCGTCGAGGGACGCGTCACGGCCCTGCCGGGCAACGAAGGGCAGCCGCAGGGGACCATCCGGCTCGTGGTCGACGGCGAGAACGTCGGCAGGGCGGTCCGCCTCGCCGGTGACGGCAGTTTCAGCGCGACGTTCACCGCGCCGAAGAGCTGGAAGCCGGGCACGCACGCGGTGCAGCTCGCCTTCGACTCCAACTCAAACTTCAACGACACCACGGCCGAGGTCGAGGGCACCGTGGTGAAGCACGGAGGTGTCATCGGGCGGGTGATCCGGGGCATCATCGACCTGATCTGGTCGATCTTCGGAGGCCTGCTCGGGCGATGA
- a CDS encoding MFS transporter, which produces MTPPATPSPDGGGARHDAADRARWRAFAICLGAGFMTLLDVSIVNVALPSIEASLGAGPSELQWIVAGYTLAFGLSLVPAGRFGDVLGRRGVFVVGLSAFVLSSAACGLATTAEMLAVTRLVQGISAGVLNPQVVGLIQQLFTGRDRARAFGYFGATVGISTATGPLVGGALLALFGEAEGWRAVFLVNVPIGAVLVPLALRHLPRPEPAARTHRARLDIDVVGLVLMAASVLCVMLPFIVAAEGRAAPWWLVGVGAALFVVFAWWERRTERAGRAPVVTAALVRTRSFTFGAAIGTAYFAGFTTIFLIGTLYLQTGLGLTPFQAGLVQTPFALLGALSAGQSAWLVGRFGRWAVVGGIVVMAAGIVGLDVTASRLDGSAAALAMAAWMALAGLGNGAVISPNQALTLDEVPVAQGGTAGGVLQTTQRIGTSVGVAVVTSVFFATLARGGGAGPAHGYGVAFQVGLRVTLALIGVALVVAVVDALRRRHVPGTFNPAGAPPHA; this is translated from the coding sequence GTGACCCCTCCAGCCACCCCCTCACCCGACGGTGGCGGCGCCCGGCACGACGCCGCCGACCGGGCGCGGTGGCGCGCGTTCGCCATCTGCCTCGGCGCCGGGTTCATGACATTGCTCGACGTCTCCATCGTCAACGTCGCGCTGCCCTCCATCGAGGCGTCCCTGGGCGCCGGACCGAGCGAGCTGCAGTGGATCGTCGCCGGTTACACGCTCGCCTTCGGGTTGTCCCTGGTGCCCGCGGGCCGCTTCGGGGACGTGCTCGGCCGGCGAGGCGTGTTCGTCGTCGGGCTCTCCGCGTTCGTGCTGTCCTCGGCCGCGTGCGGGCTGGCGACGACGGCGGAGATGCTCGCCGTCACCCGGCTCGTCCAGGGCATCAGCGCCGGGGTGCTCAACCCGCAGGTGGTGGGGCTCATCCAGCAGCTGTTCACCGGACGGGACCGGGCACGCGCATTCGGGTACTTCGGGGCGACGGTCGGCATCTCCACCGCAACCGGGCCCCTCGTGGGCGGAGCCCTGCTCGCCCTCTTCGGGGAGGCGGAGGGGTGGCGCGCGGTCTTCCTCGTCAACGTCCCGATCGGGGCCGTCCTCGTGCCGCTGGCGCTACGCCACCTGCCCCGGCCCGAACCTGCTGCCCGCACCCACCGTGCCCGGCTGGATATCGACGTCGTCGGCCTGGTGCTCATGGCGGCGTCGGTCCTGTGCGTCATGCTGCCGTTCATCGTGGCGGCCGAGGGCCGGGCGGCGCCGTGGTGGCTGGTGGGTGTGGGGGCGGCCCTGTTCGTGGTCTTCGCCTGGTGGGAGCGGCGCACTGAGCGGGCCGGGCGCGCGCCCGTGGTGACCGCCGCCCTCGTCCGGACCCGCTCGTTCACGTTCGGCGCGGCGATCGGCACCGCCTATTTCGCCGGCTTCACCACGATATTCCTCATCGGCACGCTGTACCTGCAGACCGGGCTCGGGCTCACGCCGTTCCAGGCCGGGCTCGTGCAGACACCGTTCGCCCTGCTCGGGGCACTGTCAGCCGGGCAGAGCGCCTGGCTCGTGGGCCGCTTCGGGCGCTGGGCGGTGGTGGGCGGGATCGTGGTGATGGCCGCCGGCATCGTCGGCCTGGATGTCACCGCCAGCCGGTTGGACGGCTCCGCGGCCGCCCTGGCCATGGCGGCGTGGATGGCCCTCGCCGGGCTGGGCAACGGCGCGGTGATCTCCCCCAACCAGGCACTCACGCTCGACGAGGTGCCGGTCGCGCAGGGCGGTACCGCCGGCGGGGTGCTGCAGACCACCCAGCGGATCGGGACGTCGGTGGGGGTCGCCGTCGTCACCTCGGTCTTCTTCGCGACCCTGGCCCGTGGTGGCGGCGCCGGCCCGGCGCACGGCTACGGCGTGGCGTTCCAGGTGGGGCTGCGCGTGACGCTGGCGCTGATCGGGGTGGCGCTCGTCGTCGCCGTCGTCGATGCGCTACGACGGCGGCACGTGCCCGGCACGTTCAACCCTGCAGGTGCTCCTCCACACGCCTGA
- the gdhA gene encoding NADP-specific glutamate dehydrogenase has product MLDELQEAYDKVLRRNPGEPEFHQAVREVLETLGPVVRKHPEYQELSVLQRICEPDRQIMFRVPWVDDNGDVQVNRGFRVQFSSALGPYKGGLRFHPSVNLGIIKFLGFEQIFKNALTGLAIGGGKGGSDFDPHGRSDREIMRFCQAFMTELHRHIGEYTDVPAGDIGVGGREIGYLFGQYKRLTNRYESAVLTGKGIGWGGSLARTEATGYGAVIFADRMLATRGQHMEGQRVVISGSGNVAIYAIAKAQELGAQVVTFSDSTGYVVDEAGVDLELLQQVKEVERGRVADYVARRPGARLVQGGRVWDVPATVALPCATQNELDHHAAETLVKNGVVAVAEGANMPSTPDAVETLRSAGVLFGPGKAANAGGVATSALEMAQNFARDPWSFAKVASKLEIIMERIHDECACTAEEYGEPGNYVLGANIAAFTKVADAVIDHGII; this is encoded by the coding sequence GTGCTGGATGAGCTCCAGGAGGCCTACGACAAGGTCCTGCGCCGCAACCCCGGGGAGCCGGAGTTCCACCAGGCCGTCCGGGAGGTCCTCGAGACGCTCGGGCCCGTGGTGCGCAAGCACCCGGAGTACCAGGAGCTGTCCGTGCTGCAGCGCATCTGCGAGCCGGACCGCCAGATCATGTTCCGCGTGCCGTGGGTCGACGACAACGGCGACGTGCAGGTCAACCGCGGCTTCCGCGTACAGTTCAGCTCCGCGCTCGGCCCCTACAAGGGCGGCCTGCGGTTCCACCCCAGCGTCAACCTGGGCATCATCAAGTTCCTCGGCTTCGAGCAGATCTTCAAGAACGCGCTGACCGGCCTGGCCATCGGCGGCGGCAAGGGCGGCTCCGACTTCGACCCGCACGGGCGCAGCGACCGCGAGATCATGCGGTTCTGCCAGGCGTTCATGACCGAGCTGCACCGGCACATCGGCGAATACACCGACGTCCCGGCCGGTGACATCGGCGTGGGCGGGCGGGAGATCGGCTACCTGTTCGGGCAGTACAAGCGCCTGACCAACCGGTACGAGAGTGCCGTGCTGACCGGCAAGGGCATCGGTTGGGGCGGCTCGCTCGCCCGCACCGAGGCCACCGGCTACGGCGCCGTGATCTTCGCCGACCGCATGCTCGCCACCCGCGGCCAGCACATGGAGGGCCAGCGGGTCGTCATCTCCGGCTCCGGCAACGTGGCGATCTACGCCATCGCCAAGGCGCAGGAGCTCGGCGCCCAGGTGGTCACGTTCTCCGACTCCACCGGCTACGTCGTCGACGAGGCCGGGGTGGACCTGGAGCTGCTCCAGCAGGTCAAGGAGGTCGAGCGGGGACGCGTCGCCGACTACGTCGCCCGCCGGCCCGGCGCCCGCCTCGTCCAGGGCGGGCGGGTGTGGGACGTGCCCGCCACCGTCGCGCTGCCGTGCGCGACGCAGAACGAGCTGGACCACCACGCCGCGGAGACGCTCGTCAAGAACGGGGTGGTCGCGGTCGCGGAGGGTGCGAACATGCCCTCCACCCCCGACGCCGTCGAGACCTTACGCTCCGCGGGCGTGCTCTTCGGGCCCGGCAAGGCGGCCAACGCTGGTGGCGTGGCGACCTCGGCGCTGGAGATGGCGCAGAACTTCGCGCGCGACCCGTGGAGCTTCGCGAAGGTCGCCTCCAAGCTCGAGATCATCATGGAGCGCATCCACGACGAGTGCGCCTGCACCGCCGAGGAGTACGGCGAGCCGGGCAACTACGTGCTCGGTGCGAACATCGCCGCGTTCACGAAGGTGGCCGACGCCGTCATCGACCACGGGATCATCTGA
- the purL gene encoding phosphoribosylformylglycinamidine synthase subunit PurL: MTSVAEHLPDTVEHAASTPDVALPYRELGLKPDEYDRIVDLLGRRPTAAELAMYSVMWSEHCSYKSSKQHLRQFGDKTTDAMRKHLLVGIGENAGVVDIGQGWAVTFKVESHNHPSYVEPYQGAATGVGGIVRDIISMGARPVAVMDQLRFGAVDHPDTARVVHGVVAGVAGYGNCLGLPNIGGEVDFDPSYQGNPLVNALCLGVLRHEDIHLANASGAGNKVVLFGARTGGDGIGGASILASETFEGGMPAKRPSVQVGDPFMEKVLIECCLELFAAGVVEGIQDLGAAGISCATSELASNGDGGMHVDLETVLLRDPTLTAGEILMSESQERMMAVVAPDKLDAFLAIAAKWDVESAVIGEVTGTGRLTIDHHGHRIVDVDPRTVAHEGPVYDRPYARPDWQDALNADSAAALPRPVSGEELRAQVLALVGSPNLASKAWVTDQYDRYVQGNTALAQPDDAGVVRVDEATGLGVALSTDANGRFTKLDPYTGARQALAEAYRNVATVGARPLAVTDCLNFGSPEDPDAMWQLVQAITGLADACQELGVPVTGGNVSLYNGTGEPGRLDSSINPTPVVGVLGVLDDVARATPSGWTRPGLSVLLLGTTATELDGSAWADVVHHHLGGLPPKVDLAAERALAEVLVGAAADGAVHAAHDLATGGLAQSLADAALRFGVGVSVDLADVAARDGVDLATLLFAETGARALVAVDPDQEARILDLCATHGVPVAKIGTTGGEGEPSLTVTGAFRLPLHELEETSAATLPRYFG, from the coding sequence ATGACCAGCGTGGCCGAGCACCTGCCGGACACCGTCGAGCACGCGGCCAGCACCCCCGACGTGGCGCTGCCCTACCGCGAGCTGGGCCTCAAGCCCGACGAGTACGACCGGATCGTCGACCTCCTCGGCCGCCGGCCCACCGCCGCCGAGCTGGCGATGTACTCGGTGATGTGGTCCGAGCACTGCTCCTACAAGTCCTCCAAGCAGCATCTGCGCCAGTTCGGCGACAAGACCACCGACGCCATGCGCAAGCACCTGCTCGTCGGTATCGGCGAGAACGCCGGCGTGGTCGACATCGGGCAGGGCTGGGCGGTGACTTTCAAGGTCGAGTCGCACAACCACCCCAGCTACGTCGAGCCCTACCAGGGTGCGGCCACGGGTGTCGGTGGCATCGTGCGCGACATCATCTCCATGGGCGCCCGGCCGGTCGCGGTCATGGACCAGCTGCGCTTCGGCGCCGTCGACCACCCCGACACCGCGCGGGTGGTGCACGGCGTCGTCGCGGGCGTGGCTGGGTACGGCAACTGCCTGGGGCTGCCGAACATCGGCGGCGAGGTCGACTTCGACCCCTCCTACCAGGGCAACCCGCTGGTCAACGCCCTGTGCCTGGGGGTGCTGCGGCACGAGGACATCCACCTGGCCAACGCCTCCGGCGCCGGCAACAAGGTGGTCCTGTTCGGCGCCCGCACCGGCGGGGACGGCATCGGCGGCGCCTCGATCCTGGCGAGCGAGACCTTCGAGGGCGGCATGCCCGCGAAGCGGCCCAGCGTGCAGGTGGGCGACCCCTTCATGGAGAAGGTGCTCATCGAGTGCTGCCTCGAGCTCTTCGCCGCCGGGGTGGTCGAGGGCATCCAGGACCTGGGCGCGGCCGGCATCTCCTGCGCCACCTCCGAGCTGGCCTCCAACGGCGACGGCGGCATGCACGTGGACCTGGAGACGGTGCTGCTGCGTGACCCCACCCTCACCGCGGGCGAGATCCTCATGAGCGAGTCCCAGGAGCGCATGATGGCGGTCGTCGCCCCGGACAAGCTCGACGCGTTCCTCGCCATCGCGGCGAAGTGGGACGTCGAGAGCGCCGTCATCGGCGAGGTCACCGGCACCGGCCGGCTGACCATCGACCACCACGGGCACCGCATCGTCGACGTCGACCCTCGCACCGTGGCGCACGAGGGCCCGGTCTACGACCGCCCCTACGCCAGGCCCGACTGGCAGGACGCGCTCAACGCCGACTCCGCCGCGGCCCTGCCCCGGCCCGTCAGCGGGGAGGAGCTGCGCGCCCAGGTGCTGGCGCTCGTGGGCTCGCCGAACCTGGCCTCGAAGGCGTGGGTCACCGACCAGTACGACCGGTACGTGCAGGGCAACACCGCACTGGCCCAGCCCGACGACGCCGGCGTGGTCCGGGTGGACGAGGCCACCGGCCTGGGGGTGGCGCTGTCCACCGACGCCAACGGCCGGTTCACCAAGCTCGACCCGTACACCGGCGCCCGGCAAGCCCTCGCCGAGGCCTACCGCAACGTTGCCACGGTGGGGGCCCGCCCGCTCGCCGTCACCGACTGCCTCAACTTCGGCTCCCCGGAGGATCCGGACGCCATGTGGCAGCTGGTCCAGGCGATCACCGGCCTGGCCGACGCCTGCCAGGAGCTCGGGGTCCCCGTCACCGGCGGCAACGTCTCCCTCTACAACGGCACCGGCGAGCCCGGCCGGCTCGACTCCTCGATCAACCCCACCCCGGTGGTGGGCGTGCTCGGGGTGCTCGACGACGTCGCCCGCGCCACGCCGTCGGGCTGGACCCGGCCGGGTCTGTCCGTGCTCCTGCTCGGGACCACCGCCACCGAGCTGGACGGGTCCGCCTGGGCCGATGTCGTCCACCACCACCTCGGCGGGCTGCCGCCGAAGGTCGACCTGGCCGCCGAGCGGGCCCTGGCCGAGGTGCTCGTGGGCGCCGCCGCCGACGGCGCCGTGCACGCCGCGCACGATCTCGCCACCGGCGGGCTCGCCCAGTCCCTGGCCGACGCCGCGCTGCGGTTCGGGGTGGGCGTGAGCGTGGACCTGGCCGACGTCGCCGCCCGTGACGGGGTCGACCTGGCCACGCTGCTGTTCGCCGAGACGGGGGCGCGGGCGCTCGTCGCCGTGGACCCCGATCAGGAGGCTAGAATCCTGGACCTGTGCGCGACGCACGGGGTTCCCGTGGCAAAGATCGGCACCACCGGCGGGGAGGGCGAACCGAGCCTGACCGTCACGGGGGCGTTCCGGCTCCCCCTCCACGAGCTCGAGGAGACCTCGGCGGCGACCCTGCCGCGGTACTTCGGCTGA
- a CDS encoding DUF2804 domain-containing protein: MLPEITEAVDLCLPSGALDPRAIGWSRVPLHRANLRTGNPLGRAATWSRTKRWEYWCVITPDHVVALSATSLNYAGIYQVWVLDRHTGEEIDCSVTDPLSREVRMPSVCGGGPVRARSGPVAIAVDPVPEVVRPADPRAWSVPVHGPTHPERPPRPGARLRAVTPRVRVDLLVDVPAGHECLAVVVPWSDRLFQYTVKDVTLPVHGRLWLDGEEIAVGGDGRTDTWAVMDYGRGRWPYSVVWNWGAGSGVVDGVATGLQLGGKWTDGTGSTENALVLDGRLHYLGEDLSWAYDATDRTAPWFVTGPRVEVRLTPFHERSARTNLGVVSTETHQCFGTWSGWVVDDDGVTRSVDGLVGWAEEAANRW; encoded by the coding sequence ATGCTCCCGGAGATCACCGAGGCCGTGGACCTGTGCCTGCCCTCCGGGGCCCTCGACCCGCGGGCGATCGGCTGGTCTCGGGTGCCGCTGCACCGCGCGAACCTACGCACCGGCAACCCGTTGGGCCGGGCGGCCACCTGGTCGCGGACCAAGCGGTGGGAGTACTGGTGCGTGATCACCCCCGACCACGTGGTCGCGCTCTCCGCGACGAGCCTGAACTACGCCGGGATCTACCAGGTGTGGGTGCTCGACCGGCACACCGGCGAGGAGATCGACTGCAGCGTCACCGACCCCCTCTCGCGGGAGGTGCGCATGCCCAGCGTGTGCGGCGGGGGCCCGGTGCGTGCCCGCAGCGGCCCGGTCGCCATCGCCGTCGACCCGGTGCCGGAGGTGGTCCGTCCCGCGGACCCGCGGGCCTGGTCGGTACCCGTGCACGGCCCCACGCACCCCGAGCGGCCGCCGCGGCCCGGGGCCCGGCTGCGGGCGGTGACGCCGAGGGTGCGCGTGGACCTGCTCGTCGACGTGCCGGCCGGGCACGAGTGCCTCGCGGTGGTGGTGCCCTGGAGCGACCGGCTGTTCCAGTACACGGTCAAGGACGTCACCCTGCCGGTGCACGGGCGCCTCTGGCTTGACGGCGAGGAGATCGCCGTCGGCGGGGACGGGCGGACGGACACCTGGGCGGTGATGGACTACGGCCGGGGTCGGTGGCCGTACTCCGTGGTGTGGAACTGGGGCGCCGGGTCCGGGGTGGTCGACGGCGTCGCCACCGGCCTGCAGCTGGGCGGGAAGTGGACCGACGGCACGGGCTCGACCGAGAACGCCCTGGTGCTCGACGGGCGCCTGCACTACCTCGGCGAGGATCTGTCCTGGGCGTACGACGCCACCGACCGCACGGCGCCGTGGTTCGTCACCGGCCCGCGGGTGGAGGTGCGGCTGACCCCGTTCCATGAGCGGAGCGCTCGGACGAACCTCGGTGTGGTCTCCACCGAGACCCACCAGTGCTTCGGCACGTGGTCGGGGTGGGTGGTCGACGACGACGGCGTGACCCGCAGCGTGGACGGCCTCGTCGGCTGGGCCGAGGAGGCCGCCAACCGCTGGTGA